From one Triticum aestivum cultivar Chinese Spring chromosome 4B, IWGSC CS RefSeq v2.1, whole genome shotgun sequence genomic stretch:
- the LOC123094415 gene encoding uncharacterized protein, with protein sequence MAATMKLTITFLLLVSGLVVFGDAKKAPCAVVCVQGGHITCDNYPGQKLDGCDCQCAPKDGKGCVLHLNSGSTNQCTTTPEY encoded by the exons ATGGCTGCCACCATGAAGCTGACaatcaccttcctcctcctcgtctccg GGCTGGTGGTGTTCGGCGACGCCAAGAAGGCGCCGTGCGCCGTGGTGTGCGTCCAGGGAGGGCACATCACCTGCGACAACTACCCCGGGCAGAAGCTCGACGGGTGCGACTGCCAGTGCGCGCCCAAGGACGGCAAGGGCTGCGTGCTCCACCTCAACAGCGGCTCCACCAACCAGTGCACCACCACGCCGGAGTACTGA